One Spiroplasma endosymbiont of Nebria brevicollis DNA window includes the following coding sequences:
- a CDS encoding TrkH family potassium uptake protein: MLSQIMPSLSKLKLTNSFNWKRSYSTVKKVFKIIFVGNTRPRQMFNLYFYTLILGTILLMTPWATTKGQWIFLQALFTTGSAFSDTGLTVKSTANDFTFFGQFIILVLIKFGGVGLITVKLAVLSVFQFNRNPSLRERLLMQGERGSNKLGTTIDVLKVGIIVMTITEFLGAIVLFLYFYFVPNSNIAYGTGTSTHIYHEHVWLSLWGGIFHSVSAVNNAGFDIVGKNSLSAFQSDYFVQWIFVTEFVIGGIGFPVFYDLYHWFKSKTHGKKFRFSLFTKITATTYILVAVFGVGGVMFIEYFSRDFDTDSGMKPIFKDLSTSDALMAAFFNTMSTRNAGFYTVDLNKFHVASQIIQSLMMWIGSSPASTAGGIRTTTLAIIILTIFSIARGKNNVSAFKRKIPDDTVRMSFVIAFLGGFLVFLSVMIIAIENIFMNQNSSITFVQILYDVSSAFGTTGLSLFDNSKLGIVSQLSLILLMFVGQLGVSTTVLAWSDRKRKPTISRLEENVLIG; this comes from the coding sequence ATGTTATCTCAGATTATGCCGTCATTATCAAAATTAAAACTAACTAATAGTTTTAATTGAAAAAGAAGTTATAGTACTGTCAAAAAAGTTTTTAAAATAATTTTTGTTGGTAATACCCGACCGCGACAAATGTTTAATTTATATTTTTATACCTTAATTCTTGGAACTATTCTTTTAATGACACCCTGAGCCACTACTAAAGGTCAATGAATTTTTCTACAAGCTCTGTTTACAACTGGGAGTGCTTTTTCTGATACAGGCTTAACTGTTAAAAGTACAGCTAATGATTTTACTTTCTTTGGTCAGTTTATAATATTAGTTTTAATTAAGTTTGGTGGTGTTGGTTTAATTACTGTTAAACTAGCAGTACTTTCGGTTTTTCAATTTAACCGTAATCCTAGTTTACGTGAACGATTACTAATGCAAGGTGAACGTGGTTCTAATAAGTTAGGTACAACCATTGATGTCCTTAAAGTAGGAATTATCGTTATGACAATTACCGAGTTTTTAGGTGCTATTGTTTTATTTTTGTATTTTTATTTTGTTCCTAATAGTAACATTGCTTATGGAACAGGAACAAGCACTCACATTTATCATGAACATGTATGATTATCATTATGAGGCGGAATTTTCCATTCCGTATCCGCTGTTAATAATGCGGGATTTGATATTGTTGGTAAAAATTCTTTATCTGCCTTTCAAAGTGATTATTTTGTGCAGTGAATTTTTGTTACTGAATTTGTAATTGGCGGAATTGGTTTCCCTGTTTTTTACGATTTATATCATTGATTTAAAAGTAAAACTCACGGTAAAAAATTCCGTTTTAGTTTATTTACAAAAATTACGGCAACCACTTATATTTTAGTAGCCGTATTTGGTGTTGGTGGGGTAATGTTTATTGAATACTTTTCTCGCGATTTTGACACTGATAGTGGTATGAAACCTATCTTTAAAGATTTATCCACTTCTGATGCCTTAATGGCGGCATTTTTCAATACCATGTCAACACGAAATGCTGGTTTTTATACTGTTGATTTAAATAAATTTCATGTGGCATCACAAATTATTCAATCACTAATGATGTGAATTGGTTCATCACCAGCAAGTACTGCCGGTGGAATTAGAACTACAACCTTAGCCATTATTATCTTAACTATTTTCAGTATTGCTCGTGGTAAAAATAACGTTTCTGCTTTTAAACGAAAAATTCCTGATGACACTGTTCGTATGTCATTTGTTATTGCCTTTCTTGGTGGTTTTCTTGTATTCTTATCAGTAATGATTATTGCCATAGAAAATATTTTTATGAATCAAAACAGTTCAATTACCTTTGTCCAAATCCTATATGATGTGTCTAGTGCTTTTGGAACGACTGGATTATCATTATTTGATAATTCCAAATTAGGAATTGTTAGTCAACTTAGTTTAATTTTACTAATGTTTGTGGGACAATTGGGTGTATCAACTACGGTATTAGCATGAAGTGATCGTAAAAGAAAACCAACTATTAGTAGACTTGAAGAAAATGTTTTAATTGGATAA
- a CDS encoding bifunctional 5,10-methylenetetrahydrofolate dehydrogenase/5,10-methenyltetrahydrofolate cyclohydrolase translates to MTKILDGKILAQKIKLEIKQQVANLTKRKPKLAVIIIGDDLASQMYVHTKIKACQTCDIDGQVIALDKSANQTEVISHIERLNNDSTIDGILVQLPLPKHLDMLTIINTITIDKDVDGLTNINAGRLLQGDKQTMLPCTVKGILELLTYYKILIKGQNVTIINDSNIVGKPLGLLLNNMGATVSVAHKLTKDLFAYTKNADIICTATGVHNIINNKQVKPGVTIIDIAINYTGPNKKLVGDVNFMEMAKVAGAITPVPGGVGPMTIAILLTNLMTCYELNNK, encoded by the coding sequence ATGACAAAAATCTTAGATGGCAAAATACTTGCCCAAAAAATCAAATTAGAAATTAAACAACAAGTAGCAAATCTTACCAAAAGAAAACCAAAATTAGCTGTTATTATTATTGGCGATGATTTAGCTTCGCAAATGTATGTTCATACTAAAATCAAGGCATGTCAAACATGTGATATTGATGGGCAAGTAATTGCTTTAGATAAATCTGCTAATCAAACAGAAGTTATTAGTCACATTGAGCGTTTAAACAATGATAGTACCATTGATGGAATTTTAGTACAGTTACCTTTACCAAAACATTTAGATATGTTAACTATCATTAATACCATTACTATTGATAAAGATGTTGATGGTCTCACAAATATTAATGCTGGACGATTATTACAAGGTGATAAACAAACAATGCTACCTTGTACAGTCAAAGGAATTTTAGAACTATTAACTTACTATAAGATTCTGATTAAAGGACAAAATGTTACTATCATTAATGATAGTAACATTGTCGGTAAACCTTTAGGTTTATTATTAAACAATATGGGAGCGACTGTTAGTGTTGCCCATAAATTAACAAAAGATTTATTCGCATATACTAAGAATGCTGACATTATTTGTACTGCCACAGGGGTTCATAATATTATTAATAATAAACAAGTCAAACCAGGAGTTACCATTATTGACATTGCCATTAATTATACAGGACCTAATAAAAAATTGGTTGGTGATGTAAATTTTATGGAAATGGCGAAAGTGGCAGGTGCTATTACCCCTGTTCCCGGTGGAGTTGGACCAATGACGATTGCTATATTATTAACAAATCTAATGACTTGTTATGAATTAAATAATAAATAA
- a CDS encoding AAA family ATPase gives MKKMSKGMKQKVALIAACMHKPKILILDEPTSGFDPLMQEKFLKVIKDFKNNGTTIFLVLIFLVRWKHLLIKLQLLNQEKLYLKFWWKMLKYHMKKFI, from the coding sequence ATTAAGAAAATGTCAAAAGGCATGAAACAAAAAGTTGCCTTAATAGCTGCTTGTATGCATAAACCTAAGATTTTAATTCTAGATGAACCAACATCAGGTTTTGACCCGTTAATGCAAGAAAAGTTTTTGAAAGTAATTAAAGACTTTAAAAATAATGGAACCACAATTTTTTTAGTTCTCATATTTTTAGTGAGGTGGAAGCACTTGCTGATAAAATTGCAATTATTAAATCAGGAAAAATTATATCTGAAATTTTGATGAAAGATGTTAAAATACCATATGAAAAAATTTATTTAA